In Caproicibacterium amylolyticum, a genomic segment contains:
- a CDS encoding lectin like domain-containing protein yields MKKINLRCLAAFVAAALFASSAAIVPASAAESSAAVPQSVGQLAANGEYVSMDTDHADLQAQAGKGLRTAITLPAKFDLRSDSGAARVTTVKAQGVNGTCWAFGAIASAESNLLTNMLSSGVKFSTAAQASAVVDLSERQLAWFSYNGSNSSETSKYAGSDTFSVSNPFTAGGSRAISVPTMARWYGAADEKDLPYQTDSNGNVISVSNSSLQTVSRAHLKNAEYLPEPVQNGVIDTAAITAIKQAIQENGAVSVGYHSPTTTAENAQFYNASTSAYCCPFDYASNHEVSIVGWDDNYARTNFNASCRPAKNGAWIVKNSWGTGSSTRVGRDGYFYLSYYDQSFTDATSFQMESINYSSSNTSHEYSDIYQYDGVGLGAGWYTMNQPTYFANVFTARANSTLEAVSAYAIGANSTVTVDVYKNPTSGNPTSGEQVASVTCQMTNAGYYTVELGSQSCDLNAGDTFAVVESSSFQRNGSTRYAMLYETGKTLGNMNVQVSCSAGQSYMSVNGGSWADMSTKSGFNGDGSKVGNAVIKAFTAGRANAEAADTQINTVSATKDLAVGSTYVFNITSKSTPTFTSSNDSTAKVRLVKRDTQTGVTQVEVYGHGHANEMAEIYMTADGNTQLLCTVTLFNPPFTSDTTVNFTKHVGDTYCFRVIPNDSSKVPSYTSGNGSILATGYSGSKRLADGSMAYYYKFTCKSVGEAGIYVTLDGVPYRVFYCNVQ; encoded by the coding sequence ATGAAGAAAATCAACCTGAGATGTTTAGCGGCTTTCGTAGCGGCAGCCCTTTTTGCATCCTCTGCAGCCATTGTGCCGGCTAGCGCAGCTGAAAGTTCTGCCGCAGTACCTCAAAGCGTTGGTCAGCTGGCGGCAAACGGCGAGTATGTTTCCATGGACACCGACCACGCAGATTTGCAGGCACAGGCAGGCAAGGGTTTGCGTACAGCAATTACGCTTCCGGCAAAGTTCGACTTGCGCAGTGACAGCGGCGCGGCCCGTGTGACTACAGTCAAGGCACAGGGCGTGAACGGAACCTGCTGGGCCTTTGGCGCGATTGCTTCCGCAGAGTCCAATTTGCTGACAAATATGCTCAGCAGCGGTGTTAAGTTTTCCACAGCGGCACAGGCCAGCGCAGTGGTCGATCTTTCCGAGCGGCAGCTGGCGTGGTTCTCCTACAACGGCAGCAACAGCAGTGAAACCAGCAAATACGCCGGAAGTGATACATTCTCTGTTTCCAATCCGTTTACCGCAGGCGGTTCACGCGCCATTTCCGTTCCGACAATGGCCCGCTGGTACGGCGCTGCCGATGAAAAAGACCTGCCTTACCAGACAGACTCGAATGGCAATGTTATCAGTGTTTCCAACTCTTCGCTGCAGACAGTTTCCCGCGCGCATCTGAAGAATGCAGAATATCTGCCGGAACCTGTGCAGAATGGTGTGATTGATACGGCAGCCATTACCGCCATTAAGCAGGCAATTCAGGAAAACGGCGCGGTCAGCGTTGGCTATCATTCTCCCACTACCACAGCAGAAAACGCACAGTTCTACAATGCTTCTACCAGTGCTTACTGCTGCCCGTTTGATTATGCTTCCAACCACGAAGTCAGTATTGTTGGCTGGGACGACAATTATGCCCGCACGAATTTCAACGCCAGCTGCCGTCCGGCTAAAAACGGTGCATGGATCGTTAAAAACAGCTGGGGCACCGGTTCTTCCACCCGCGTTGGCAGGGACGGATACTTTTACCTTTCCTACTACGACCAGTCCTTCACCGATGCAACTTCGTTCCAAATGGAATCCATTAACTACAGTTCCTCCAATACCAGCCATGAATACAGCGACATCTATCAGTATGACGGCGTGGGTTTGGGTGCAGGCTGGTACACCATGAATCAGCCCACTTACTTCGCAAATGTTTTCACAGCGCGTGCGAACAGCACTCTTGAAGCAGTTTCCGCATACGCAATCGGCGCGAACAGCACGGTGACTGTGGATGTTTACAAAAATCCCACCTCCGGCAATCCCACCAGCGGCGAGCAGGTTGCTTCTGTAACTTGTCAGATGACCAATGCAGGCTACTACACCGTAGAATTGGGCAGCCAGTCCTGTGACTTGAATGCAGGTGATACTTTTGCAGTTGTGGAATCTTCCTCTTTCCAGCGTAATGGCAGCACACGCTATGCAATGCTGTATGAAACCGGCAAAACTTTAGGCAATATGAATGTGCAGGTTTCCTGCAGTGCCGGGCAAAGCTATATGTCCGTTAATGGCGGCAGTTGGGCAGACATGAGCACGAAGAGCGGCTTTAACGGCGACGGCAGCAAAGTTGGCAATGCAGTAATCAAGGCTTTCACAGCGGGGCGCGCAAATGCAGAAGCTGCTGACACACAAATCAACACGGTCAGTGCAACAAAGGATTTAGCAGTTGGCTCTACATATGTTTTTAACATAACCAGCAAATCCACGCCGACTTTCACAAGCAGCAATGATTCTACCGCGAAAGTTCGTCTTGTCAAGCGGGACACACAAACAGGTGTAACGCAGGTCGAAGTTTATGGGCATGGTCATGCTAATGAAATGGCAGAAATTTACATGACAGCTGATGGGAATACCCAGCTCTTGTGTACAGTTACACTTTTCAACCCACCGTTCACCAGTGATACAACTGTGAATTTTACGAAGCATGTTGGGGATACCTACTGCTTCCGCGTAATCCCGAATGACAGCAGCAAAGTACCCAGCTATACTTCCGGAAACGGCAGTATCCTGGCAACCGGCTACTCCGGCAGCAAGCGTCTGGCGGATGGGTCCATGGCGTACTATTACAAGTTTACCTGCAAATCCGTAGGTGAAGCCGGTATCTATGTAACCCTTGACGGTGTTCCGTACCGTGTGTTTTACTGCAACGTGCAGTAA
- the tadA gene encoding tRNA adenosine(34) deaminase TadA codes for MTDEQCMRRALELAQQAASEGEVPVGAVLTKDSEIIAEGRNRRESGKNALCHAELEAINGGCKALGGWRLWQCTLYVTLEPCPMCAGAIINARIPRLVFGASDAKAGSCGSVVNLFSLPYNHHPQIEQGLLQEECAAVLKQFFKDLRHRREKS; via the coding sequence ATGACGGATGAACAGTGTATGCGCCGGGCGCTTGAACTAGCGCAGCAGGCTGCGTCAGAAGGTGAGGTTCCGGTGGGCGCCGTTCTTACCAAAGACAGCGAAATTATTGCAGAGGGCCGCAACCGCAGAGAAAGCGGAAAAAATGCTTTGTGCCACGCAGAACTGGAAGCAATCAACGGTGGATGCAAAGCACTTGGCGGCTGGCGGCTTTGGCAGTGTACATTATACGTAACGCTGGAGCCGTGCCCCATGTGTGCGGGTGCAATCATCAATGCCCGTATTCCGCGGCTGGTGTTTGGTGCCAGCGATGCAAAAGCCGGTTCATGCGGTTCGGTTGTAAATTTGTTCAGCCTGCCGTACAATCATCACCCACAAATTGAACAGGGACTGCTGCAGGAAGAATGTGCGGCGGTTTTGAAACAATTTTTCAAAGACCTGCGTCATCGCAGAGAAAAAAGTTAG
- a CDS encoding CPBP family intramembrane glutamic endopeptidase: MIISNQQNPEYLHLQMCAKEERRGARRAAGLSGWLVLGSMALMIVVQQALYLLLDFAGALDGDNSTLLEYLVSCIGYLFLALIPMAFIVSNEYPAEEFLPFGKPKQVGLGGIDVLLLCSVGMMLTLAANWPTALVQHLLQMVGLSGTVPDMPLNQSAGTQVFYLVYGTVIPPLVEEILFRGAVLGCLRRWGDGFAIAASSILFGLYHGNVGQFVFATLVGLVFGYLRVRTGNILPSMLLHMLNNGLAAVAALLNQNFGGETSGMFSTVYFIVVFALALVLLLLRLIRQKKDGFQVFHLAERHMASTQAGRMRGLVTSVGSILMVVYGVVSSISRMVQR; the protein is encoded by the coding sequence ATGATTATTTCTAACCAACAAAATCCCGAATATCTGCATCTGCAAATGTGTGCGAAGGAAGAACGCCGGGGCGCACGCAGGGCGGCCGGACTTTCCGGCTGGCTGGTGCTTGGTTCCATGGCACTGATGATCGTTGTTCAGCAGGCGCTGTATCTGCTATTGGACTTCGCCGGTGCACTGGACGGAGACAACAGCACCCTGTTGGAATATCTGGTTTCTTGTATCGGTTATTTGTTTCTGGCACTGATTCCAATGGCCTTTATTGTAAGCAATGAGTATCCTGCGGAGGAATTTCTGCCGTTTGGCAAACCGAAGCAGGTGGGACTTGGCGGCATCGACGTACTGCTGCTGTGTTCCGTGGGAATGATGCTTACGCTGGCGGCCAACTGGCCGACCGCGTTGGTGCAGCACCTGCTGCAGATGGTTGGCCTTTCCGGAACCGTTCCGGATATGCCGCTTAACCAATCGGCGGGCACACAGGTGTTTTACTTGGTGTATGGTACTGTGATTCCGCCGCTGGTGGAAGAAATCCTGTTTCGCGGTGCGGTGCTTGGATGTCTGCGCAGATGGGGCGATGGATTTGCGATTGCAGCTTCCTCCATTTTGTTTGGGCTGTACCACGGAAATGTTGGACAATTTGTTTTTGCAACATTGGTCGGGCTGGTTTTCGGTTATCTGCGGGTTCGCACAGGAAATATTCTTCCCTCAATGCTGCTGCACATGCTGAACAATGGCCTGGCAGCTGTGGCGGCCTTGCTGAACCAGAACTTTGGCGGTGAGACTTCCGGAATGTTTTCCACAGTTTATTTTATCGTTGTTTTTGCCTTGGCACTGGTACTTCTGCTCCTGCGTTTGATTCGCCAGAAAAAAGATGGTTTTCAAGTTTTCCACCTAGCCGAACGCCACATGGCTTCCACGCAGGCAGGACGGATGCGCGGGCTGGTTACTTCCGTTGGCAGCATTCTAATGGTCGTTTACGGTGTGGTAAGCAGCATTTCTAGGATGGTGCAGAGATGA
- a CDS encoding endonuclease MutS2, with the protein MNNQTEHHLHALELDKILELLAQETASDAAVEMARELRPASDLEDAQHLLNETWDAYGLMAKFGSPSFGGLHEVSNPLRRAESGGVLNMAELLRVAGVLRCLRAVCDWRSKSAGIKTVLDDRFDRIVTNKYLEEKIYSSIDSEEEMNDNASPALAAIRRKIRAASARAREKLDGMVHSAYYQKFLQDAIVTQRDGRFVVPVKAEFRSEVPGLVHDSSGSGATVFIEPMAVVEANNEVRVLQNDEKNEIDRILQELSAEAGSFASSIITGCTIAAQLDLIFAKASLGYKMKATLPQLNDRGVIDLKRARHPLINKNKVVATDVRLGTDFDTLVITGPNTGGKTVTLKTIGLLTLMAECGMLVPVSENSRLSVFRYVLADIGDEQSIEQSLSTFSAHMTNIIRILKQADGESLVLLDELGAGTDPVEGAALANSILEQLRQQGARIAATTHYAELKAYALDTPGVENGSCEFDVATLQPTYRLLIGVPGRSNAFAISRRLGMQESVVEHAQKLVSNESTRFESVVGQLEESRRALEDEREEARRNLEEARKALETARAQQEEIQRNVQKEMDRAREQASMLVSRTRGQADALLNELEELKKQRNKQLTAEQKAKLNAGLRQMESTADPVSKRRRNDNYRLPRALRAGDTVCLVDLDKQATVLELDKDAKHALVQAGVIKTRVEVSNLQLVTNAEKRKEERRRTRTVTKQFANAPAHAELDLRGQTADEALANVDLFIDNAVRSSLTQVTIIHGKGTGVLRKAVQEHLKHHASVRSYRLGTYGEGESGVTIAELK; encoded by the coding sequence ATGAATAATCAGACAGAACACCATCTCCATGCATTGGAGCTGGATAAAATTTTAGAACTGCTGGCGCAGGAAACTGCAAGCGACGCGGCCGTCGAAATGGCGCGCGAACTGCGCCCAGCAAGTGATCTTGAGGATGCACAGCATCTTTTGAATGAAACATGGGATGCCTATGGCTTGATGGCGAAGTTTGGTTCGCCGTCTTTTGGTGGACTGCATGAAGTTTCCAACCCGCTGCGCCGTGCAGAATCCGGCGGCGTCCTGAATATGGCGGAACTTTTGCGGGTCGCAGGTGTTTTGCGGTGCCTGCGTGCGGTTTGTGACTGGCGCAGTAAGAGCGCAGGTATCAAGACCGTGCTGGATGACCGCTTTGACCGAATTGTAACCAATAAGTACCTGGAAGAAAAGATTTACAGTTCCATCGACTCCGAGGAAGAAATGAATGACAATGCTTCCCCGGCACTGGCGGCGATTCGCCGGAAAATCCGTGCGGCTTCCGCGCGCGCCCGTGAAAAGCTTGATGGAATGGTGCATTCTGCGTATTATCAGAAATTTTTGCAGGACGCAATCGTAACCCAGCGTGACGGACGTTTTGTGGTGCCGGTCAAGGCGGAATTCCGCAGTGAAGTTCCCGGATTGGTGCATGATTCTTCCGGCAGCGGCGCGACGGTCTTCATTGAACCGATGGCGGTTGTGGAGGCAAACAACGAAGTTCGTGTACTGCAGAACGACGAGAAAAATGAGATTGACCGCATTCTGCAGGAGCTTTCCGCGGAGGCGGGCTCTTTTGCATCCAGTATTATTACCGGCTGCACGATTGCGGCACAGCTGGACTTGATTTTTGCAAAGGCAAGCCTTGGCTACAAAATGAAGGCGACTTTGCCTCAACTGAATGATCGGGGTGTAATTGACCTGAAACGTGCGCGGCATCCGCTGATCAATAAAAATAAAGTGGTGGCTACCGATGTGCGGCTGGGGACGGATTTTGACACACTGGTGATTACAGGCCCGAACACCGGCGGTAAAACGGTCACGCTGAAAACAATTGGTCTGCTGACATTGATGGCGGAATGCGGCATGCTGGTTCCGGTTTCCGAAAACAGCCGCCTTTCCGTATTTCGCTATGTGCTGGCGGACATTGGCGATGAGCAGTCGATTGAACAGAGTTTGTCCACTTTTTCCGCGCATATGACCAACATTATTCGTATTTTAAAGCAGGCGGACGGTGAAAGCCTGGTGTTGCTGGATGAGCTCGGTGCCGGCACAGACCCGGTCGAGGGTGCGGCACTGGCCAATTCCATTTTGGAGCAGCTGCGGCAGCAGGGCGCACGGATTGCCGCTACCACGCATTATGCGGAACTGAAGGCTTATGCGTTGGATACACCCGGTGTGGAAAACGGCTCCTGCGAATTTGACGTGGCAACGCTGCAGCCAACTTACCGGCTGCTGATTGGCGTACCCGGCCGAAGCAATGCTTTTGCAATTTCCCGCAGGCTCGGTATGCAGGAGTCCGTTGTGGAACACGCGCAGAAATTGGTTTCCAATGAAAGCACGCGCTTTGAAAGTGTTGTCGGGCAGCTGGAAGAAAGCCGCCGCGCGCTAGAGGATGAGCGGGAAGAAGCCCGCCGCAATTTGGAAGAGGCACGCAAAGCGCTGGAAACCGCACGTGCACAGCAGGAGGAAATCCAGCGAAACGTGCAGAAAGAAATGGACCGCGCACGGGAACAGGCAAGCATGCTGGTTTCCCGCACGCGCGGGCAGGCGGATGCGCTGCTGAATGAGTTGGAAGAACTGAAAAAGCAGAGGAACAAACAGCTGACAGCCGAGCAAAAAGCCAAGCTGAACGCCGGTCTGCGGCAAATGGAGAGTACGGCGGATCCTGTTAGCAAGCGCCGCCGCAACGACAACTACCGGCTGCCGCGGGCACTGCGTGCAGGAGATACAGTCTGCCTGGTTGATTTGGACAAACAAGCCACTGTATTGGAACTTGACAAAGACGCCAAGCACGCACTGGTGCAGGCAGGGGTCATTAAAACGCGGGTGGAGGTGTCCAACCTGCAGCTGGTGACGAATGCCGAAAAGCGCAAAGAAGAGCGCCGCCGCACCCGCACAGTGACCAAGCAGTTTGCCAATGCGCCGGCACATGCCGAACTTGACCTGCGCGGTCAAACAGCAGATGAAGCGCTGGCGAATGTTGATTTGTTTATTGACAATGCGGTTCGCAGCAGCTTGACACAGGTGACGATTATTCACGGCAAAGGTACCGGTGTACTGCGAAAAGCGGTACAGGAGCACCTGAAGCACCATGCAAGTGTAAGAAGCTATCGTCTGGGAACATATGGTGAGGGCGAAAGCGGCGTGACCATTGCAGAACTAAAATAA
- the recO gene encoding DNA repair protein RecO, protein MQIQTEGIVIRVAAVGESDRLVTVLTRDRGVVRAFARKSRAAKSRLVSATQLFCYTRILLFCGKDKYMIDEAQPLEVFFELRQDIARLALAQYFCELAGVLAPQEDGERAAEFLRLLLAAFRRLCRGGRPLPLVKAAVEMRMLSLAGYMPDLIGCAECRKYEDETMRFFPVQGNLLCPACCEKTGQHGGTVLHMGALTALRHTIYAELPKLFSFALGADGQRELSQAGERYLLAQLDRSFKTLDFYHSIPQEEASEANQKT, encoded by the coding sequence ATGCAGATACAGACAGAGGGGATTGTCATCCGGGTGGCGGCGGTTGGGGAGAGTGACCGCTTAGTTACTGTGCTGACCCGCGACCGCGGCGTGGTGCGGGCTTTTGCGCGCAAAAGCCGTGCGGCAAAAAGCAGGTTGGTTTCGGCTACGCAGCTGTTTTGCTACACGCGCATCCTGCTGTTTTGCGGGAAAGATAAGTACATGATAGATGAAGCACAGCCGCTGGAAGTTTTTTTCGAGCTGCGGCAGGACATAGCCCGCCTGGCTTTGGCACAATATTTCTGTGAACTGGCCGGTGTGCTTGCCCCGCAGGAGGACGGCGAGCGTGCGGCGGAATTTCTGCGTCTGCTGCTGGCAGCGTTCCGGCGGCTGTGCCGGGGCGGACGTCCTCTGCCGCTGGTAAAAGCAGCTGTGGAAATGCGGATGCTCAGCCTTGCCGGCTATATGCCGGATTTAATTGGCTGTGCGGAGTGCCGCAAATATGAAGATGAAACAATGCGTTTCTTTCCGGTACAGGGGAATCTGCTGTGTCCTGCCTGCTGTGAAAAAACCGGACAGCACGGCGGCACCGTGCTGCACATGGGTGCGCTGACCGCTTTGCGGCATACGATTTATGCCGAACTGCCGAAGCTGTTTTCGTTTGCGCTTGGCGCAGACGGGCAGCGTGAACTTTCGCAGGCAGGGGAACGGTATCTGCTGGCACAGCTGGACCGCAGCTTTAAAACATTGGACTTTTACCATTCGATTCCACAGGAAGAAGCTTCGGAGGCGAACCAAAAGACGTGA
- the era gene encoding GTPase Era, with the protein MQNMNVEEKSAFVAIVGRPNVGKSSLMNRMLGQKVAIVSSKPQTTRTRIMGVLTESENQLVFLDTPGLLKPRDRLGEYMVKSVTSSVAGVDAALLVVEAGTEISPADMDLIAKFQSLQLPAVLCVNKIDLLEDKSRLMPQIAALNEKYNFAAVVPVSARSGDGIDELKAELKKLSQPGGHMFPDDTLTDQPERVLAGEFVREKMLRLLNKEVPHGVAVVVRRLKERTDGSCIDIEAEIYCERDSHKGIIIGKGGAMLKRIGTDARKELERFYGVKVNLQLQVMVKPNWRNKEAALCSFGFDTKDLLE; encoded by the coding sequence ATGCAAAACATGAATGTTGAAGAAAAATCTGCGTTTGTTGCAATCGTCGGCCGGCCGAATGTGGGCAAAAGCTCCCTGATGAACCGGATGCTTGGGCAGAAAGTTGCCATTGTCAGCAGCAAGCCGCAGACGACCCGCACACGCATTATGGGCGTACTGACAGAAAGCGAAAATCAGTTGGTGTTTCTGGACACCCCCGGTCTGCTGAAACCGCGTGATCGTCTGGGGGAGTATATGGTCAAAAGCGTGACTTCCTCTGTTGCAGGTGTGGATGCTGCCCTGCTGGTGGTGGAGGCTGGAACCGAGATTTCTCCGGCAGATATGGATCTGATTGCAAAGTTCCAAAGCCTGCAGCTCCCTGCGGTTTTGTGCGTCAATAAAATCGATTTGCTGGAAGATAAATCACGGCTGATGCCGCAGATTGCAGCGCTGAATGAAAAATATAATTTTGCGGCTGTGGTGCCGGTCAGCGCACGCAGCGGCGATGGAATTGACGAGCTGAAAGCGGAACTGAAGAAACTGAGTCAGCCGGGCGGCCATATGTTTCCGGATGACACTCTGACTGACCAGCCGGAACGTGTTTTGGCTGGGGAATTTGTGCGTGAAAAAATGCTGCGCCTGCTCAATAAAGAGGTGCCGCATGGTGTTGCGGTGGTAGTACGCCGCCTGAAAGAGCGCACGGACGGTTCCTGCATTGACATAGAAGCGGAAATTTACTGCGAACGGGACAGCCACAAGGGTATTATCATTGGCAAAGGCGGCGCCATGCTGAAAAGAATCGGCACAGACGCGCGCAAAGAACTGGAACGCTTTTACGGAGTGAAAGTGAACCTGCAGCTGCAGGTCATGGTGAAGCCGAATTGGCGCAATAAAGAAGCCGCACTGTGCAGCTTTGGCTTTGATACAAAAGATTTACTGGAGTGA
- a CDS encoding GNAT family N-acetyltransferase: MVREAKKTDLNSLLLLYTQLHDNPLPQSSGNAENVWQQIVDNPCCHVVVNEVYGRIVSSCVLVVVPNLTHGQRPYALVENMVTDCSFRNQGFGSACLREAKRIAVRYNCYKIMLMTGSREPETLHYYEKAGYSRNEKTAFLQRLS, translated from the coding sequence ATGGTAAGAGAAGCGAAAAAAACAGATTTAAATAGCCTGCTGCTTTTGTACACACAGCTGCACGATAACCCATTGCCGCAGTCGTCGGGCAATGCGGAAAATGTTTGGCAGCAAATCGTGGACAACCCCTGCTGCCATGTGGTTGTCAATGAAGTGTACGGCAGAATTGTTTCTTCCTGTGTGCTGGTAGTTGTGCCGAACCTGACACACGGCCAGCGGCCGTATGCGCTGGTGGAAAACATGGTGACCGATTGCTCTTTTCGCAATCAGGGCTTTGGCTCTGCCTGTCTGCGTGAAGCAAAGCGCATTGCTGTGCGGTACAACTGCTACAAAATCATGCTGATGACCGGTTCCCGCGAACCGGAAACACTGCATTACTACGAAAAAGCCGGCTACAGCCGGAACGAAAAGACGGCTTTTCTGCAGCGGCTGTCCTGA
- a CDS encoding diacylglycerol kinase family protein, producing the protein MRFMKSLRYALRGILYCINTERNMRFHTVAAFYTLLFSPFFHLGALGYAVLFLTIGSVMSAEVFNTVTETQCDLVSSTFSGGVRSVKDLAAGGVLLRAVFAAGVGVCLFAKPACIAAGWQWLTDRPLLLVLLAGSVVAAIVYVLLGPPAMRDRLRAFRCRKSY; encoded by the coding sequence ATGCGTTTTATGAAAAGTCTGCGCTATGCCCTGCGGGGTATTCTGTACTGTATCAATACAGAGCGAAATATGCGCTTCCACACGGTGGCCGCGTTTTATACGCTTCTGTTTTCTCCGTTTTTTCACCTTGGCGCACTGGGGTACGCAGTGCTGTTTTTAACGATCGGTTCGGTGATGTCTGCGGAGGTGTTCAACACCGTTACGGAAACACAGTGTGACCTGGTCAGTTCCACTTTCAGCGGCGGCGTGCGCAGCGTAAAAGATCTGGCCGCGGGCGGCGTACTGCTGCGGGCAGTGTTTGCCGCAGGAGTCGGGGTATGCCTTTTTGCAAAGCCTGCCTGTATTGCTGCCGGCTGGCAGTGGCTGACGGACAGGCCATTGCTTTTGGTGCTGCTGGCAGGGTCGGTAGTAGCTGCCATTGTTTATGTACTGCTTGGGCCTCCGGCAATGCGGGACCGCCTGCGGGCATTCCGATGCAGAAAATCTTATTGA
- the ybeY gene encoding rRNA maturation RNase YbeY: MEKIRVMIENKQKAVKIPTGLRMLVRRCCNAVLRMENFDSSAEISVTFVDNEQIHQLNKQYRDKDMPTDVLSFPMGENGVYDVDHTTGAKILGDIVISMEKATEQADRYGHSLEREVGYLTAHSMLHLLGYDHEDGGIQRVRMREKEEQVMAELGLPSSSSYVMEDDE, translated from the coding sequence ATGGAAAAAATTAGAGTTATGATAGAGAATAAGCAGAAAGCGGTCAAAATACCGACCGGACTGCGTATGCTGGTGCGCCGCTGCTGCAACGCAGTGCTGCGCATGGAGAACTTTGACAGCTCCGCAGAAATCAGCGTGACATTTGTGGACAATGAGCAGATTCATCAGCTGAACAAACAGTACCGCGACAAAGATATGCCGACGGATGTGCTTAGCTTCCCGATGGGCGAAAACGGCGTGTACGACGTTGACCATACGACGGGTGCCAAGATTTTGGGCGATATTGTTATTTCCATGGAAAAAGCAACCGAGCAGGCGGATCGCTACGGCCACAGTTTAGAACGTGAGGTTGGCTACCTGACTGCACACAGCATGCTGCATCTGCTGGGCTACGACCATGAAGACGGCGGAATTCAGCGGGTACGGATGCGCGAAAAAGAAGAGCAAGTCATGGCGGAGCTTGGCCTGCCGAGCAGCAGCAGCTACGTTATGGAAGATGACGAATAA